In Oscillatoria acuminata PCC 6304, a single window of DNA contains:
- a CDS encoding peptidoglycan-binding domain-containing protein — translation MYFDCTFNDTTMETFAYLQLFLVYDAPSASLEPLAPGVRKFWAEFKGKKFSSAGLIRWFSVALTVALLSMATQVLAYQRGDESEAVRSIQVRLQQLGYLNVNPTGFYGELTEQAVNRFQRDNSLPVTGRVDPQTLTAIERLLRPDPSFGQVTQVGTSNQVLRFGDSGLQVSALQDQLRQLGYLNRTATAQFDFETQQAVLRFQQAFNIQQTGEVGPTTRGVLDRQLARVPATQPWQSAGPIATGNATGNLKLGDRGIAVKSLQERLITAGYAIGTADGTFGPRTEEALRQFQLSFGLVPSGVASADTRQALDRKFYVVVIPKRNTLALSAVREIFPDAFEAENRLGNYIHAGSYLRREVAETRAKLLKQRGLIDTRVAYF, via the coding sequence ATGTATTTTGACTGCACCTTTAACGACACCACTATGGAAACTTTTGCCTATCTTCAATTATTCCTCGTTTATGATGCCCCTTCCGCCTCCTTAGAACCTCTGGCCCCAGGGGTGAGAAAATTTTGGGCAGAATTCAAAGGGAAAAAATTCTCTAGTGCGGGGTTGATTCGCTGGTTCTCTGTGGCCCTGACTGTCGCACTCTTGAGCATGGCAACTCAGGTTTTAGCTTACCAACGGGGGGACGAGAGTGAAGCGGTGCGCTCTATCCAAGTGCGCTTACAACAGTTAGGCTATTTGAATGTAAATCCGACAGGTTTTTATGGGGAGCTAACGGAGCAAGCGGTGAACCGTTTTCAGCGCGATAATAGCCTGCCGGTGACCGGGAGAGTGGATCCGCAGACGTTAACGGCGATCGAGCGATTATTACGACCGGATCCCAGTTTTGGTCAAGTGACCCAGGTGGGAACGAGCAATCAAGTGCTTCGTTTTGGAGACTCCGGTTTACAGGTGAGCGCCCTCCAGGACCAGTTACGACAGTTAGGGTATTTGAATCGTACCGCTACAGCGCAGTTTGATTTTGAGACCCAACAGGCAGTTTTGCGCTTCCAACAGGCATTTAATATCCAGCAGACGGGAGAGGTAGGACCGACGACTCGGGGGGTCTTAGATCGCCAATTAGCCCGGGTTCCGGCGACTCAACCCTGGCAATCGGCAGGGCCGATCGCCACCGGAAACGCGACGGGAAATTTGAAACTAGGCGATCGCGGCATTGCGGTGAAATCTCTTCAAGAACGGTTAATTACCGCCGGTTATGCGATCGGGACCGCCGATGGCACTTTTGGCCCCCGCACGGAAGAAGCCCTCAGACAGTTTCAATTAAGTTTTGGGTTAGTTCCCAGTGGGGTTGCCAGTGCTGACACTCGCCAAGCGTTGGATCGCAAGTTTTATGTAGTTGTAATTCCTAAGCGCAATACTTTAGCCCTCAGCGCAGTCCGGGAAATTTTTCCCGATGCGTTTGAGGCCGAAAACCGATTGGGTAATTACATTCATGCCGGTTCATACCTGCGCCGGGAGGTGGCTGAAACCCGCGCGAAACTTTTAAAACAACGTGGACTAATCGATACTCGCGTGGCTTATTTTTAA
- a CDS encoding Fur family transcriptional regulator, producing MSFYTASSLKAELNERGWRLTPQRETILQVFQNLPKGEHLSAEDLYELLKEEGEGISLSTIYRTVKLMARMGILRELELAEGHKHYEINQPYPHHHHHLICVRCNKTIEFKSDSILKVGIKTTTKEGYHLLDCQLTIHAVCPTCQRALLPI from the coding sequence ATGTCTTTCTACACAGCGTCCTCGCTTAAAGCTGAATTAAACGAACGGGGTTGGCGCTTAACCCCGCAACGAGAAACGATTTTACAAGTATTTCAAAACCTTCCGAAAGGTGAGCATCTGAGTGCTGAAGACCTCTACGAACTTTTAAAAGAGGAAGGAGAGGGAATCAGCTTGTCTACCATTTATCGCACCGTAAAATTAATGGCGAGAATGGGAATTTTACGCGAATTAGAGTTAGCCGAAGGACATAAACATTACGAAATTAATCAACCCTATCCTCATCATCATCACCATCTGATTTGTGTGAGATGTAACAAAACCATTGAATTTAAAAGTGACTCAATCCTAAAAGTTGGGATTAAAACCACCACCAAAGAAGGATACCACCTGCTCGATTGTCAACTGACCATCCATGCCGTTTGTCCCACCTGTCAGCGGGCATTACTGCCAATTTAG
- the sigC gene encoding RNA polymerase sigma factor SigC, with amino-acid sequence MPGISLYPNTEDDNPLLPSDFDPDAPEDNDLDLTSDPLAVELEMEEADTVEISQAPTRRTTDLVRLYLQEIGRVRLLGREEEVVEAQKVQRYMQIKEMLDAAATEENPELQRYVRLVDTRDRLASLLGHRPSLERWAAEAGEQVSDLKPILAAGKRQWAALASLTVEELERTQAEGIGAKEHMIEANLRLVVSVAKKYQNRGLELLDLVQEGTLGLERAVDKFDPTKGYRFSTYAYWWIRQGITRAIATQSRTIRLPVHITEKLNKIKKAQRKLSQEKGRTASIEDVAKELEMTPAQVREVLLRVPRSVSLETKVGKEKDTELGDLLETDDISPEEKLMQEALHRELHHLLADLTSRERDVIGMRFGLTDGHPYSLAEIGRALDLSRERVRQIESKALQKLRQPKRRNRVRDYLELLS; translated from the coding sequence ATGCCAGGAATTTCTCTTTACCCTAATACAGAAGACGACAATCCATTGTTGCCCTCCGACTTTGATCCGGATGCTCCAGAGGACAATGACTTAGACCTGACCTCCGATCCGCTTGCAGTCGAGTTGGAAATGGAGGAAGCGGACACCGTTGAAATCTCTCAAGCCCCCACTCGTCGCACCACCGACCTGGTTCGGTTGTACCTCCAGGAAATTGGGCGCGTGCGGTTGCTCGGGCGAGAAGAAGAGGTTGTGGAAGCCCAAAAAGTGCAGCGCTATATGCAGATCAAAGAGATGCTGGATGCTGCGGCTACGGAGGAAAATCCAGAACTGCAACGCTATGTTCGTCTGGTGGATACCCGCGATCGCCTCGCCTCTCTCTTAGGACATCGACCTTCCTTAGAGCGGTGGGCTGCGGAAGCAGGAGAGCAAGTCAGCGACCTCAAGCCGATTTTGGCTGCTGGGAAACGTCAATGGGCGGCCCTAGCATCTTTGACGGTGGAGGAACTGGAACGCACTCAAGCTGAAGGGATTGGCGCGAAGGAACACATGATTGAGGCCAACCTCCGTCTCGTGGTTTCCGTCGCCAAGAAGTATCAAAACCGAGGGTTAGAGCTTTTGGATTTAGTCCAAGAAGGGACCCTGGGTTTAGAACGGGCGGTGGATAAGTTCGATCCGACCAAAGGGTATCGGTTTAGCACCTATGCATACTGGTGGATTCGTCAGGGGATTACCCGGGCGATCGCCACCCAAAGTCGCACCATTCGCTTGCCGGTTCACATTACCGAAAAGCTCAATAAAATTAAAAAAGCCCAGCGCAAGCTGTCCCAAGAAAAAGGCCGCACAGCCAGCATCGAAGATGTTGCCAAGGAATTAGAAATGACTCCGGCGCAAGTCCGGGAAGTATTATTGCGAGTTCCTCGGTCTGTCTCTTTGGAAACCAAGGTGGGCAAGGAAAAAGATACGGAACTGGGAGATTTACTCGAAACCGATGATATCTCTCCCGAAGAAAAGTTGATGCAAGAAGCCTTGCATCGAGAGTTGCATCACCTCCTGGCAGATTTGACCAGTCGAGAACGGGATGTGATTGGAATGCGGTTTGGATTGACGGATGGACATCCCTACTCCTTAGCAGAAATTGGTCGTGCTCTGGACCTGTCCCGGGAACGAGTCCGTCAAATTGAGTCCAAGGCCCTGCAAAAGTTGCGGCAGCCGAAGCGACGCAACCGCGTCCGAGATTATCTGGAATTGTTGAGTTAG
- a CDS encoding NAD(P)H-dependent glycerol-3-phosphate dehydrogenase, with product MDNTPTFPPTKPQTLGILGAGVWGRTLGQLVSQNGHRVEYWSRRGDRSLEEVVTGADILLSAVSMKGVAPVLSQVKAIGPGADTIIVTATKGLDPQTTCTAAQLWQRAFSDRPVVVLAGPNLSKEIQQGLPAATVVASHDEIAATLVQEVFSSSNFRVYTNPDPLGVELGGTLKNVMAIASGVCDGLQLGTNAKAALLTRGLTEIIRIGTHWGAQMETFYGLSGLGDLLATCNSPLSRNYQVGYQLAQGKTLAEILPNLEGTAEGVNTTQVLIQRAKTLEISVPISYQVHQLLEGQITPKDAVEALMLRDIKPE from the coding sequence ATGGATAATACACCGACTTTCCCCCCTACGAAACCTCAGACCCTCGGAATTTTGGGGGCTGGGGTTTGGGGGCGGACTTTGGGACAGTTAGTGAGCCAAAATGGTCATCGGGTGGAATATTGGTCTCGCCGTGGCGATCGCAGCTTAGAGGAGGTTGTCACAGGGGCGGATATTCTCTTGTCTGCGGTATCCATGAAAGGCGTGGCCCCGGTTTTGTCCCAAGTTAAAGCCATTGGCCCTGGTGCAGATACCATTATCGTCACTGCAACTAAAGGATTAGACCCGCAGACGACCTGTACAGCGGCGCAACTCTGGCAACGGGCATTTAGCGATCGCCCTGTGGTGGTGTTAGCTGGACCGAATCTCTCCAAGGAAATTCAACAGGGATTACCGGCAGCAACGGTGGTGGCGAGTCACGATGAAATTGCCGCCACTTTGGTCCAAGAGGTGTTTTCTTCGAGCAATTTTCGGGTTTATACCAATCCGGACCCTTTGGGGGTGGAATTGGGCGGGACCCTCAAAAATGTCATGGCGATCGCCTCGGGGGTCTGCGATGGTCTCCAACTGGGCACCAATGCTAAAGCAGCTTTACTCACCCGAGGACTGACTGAAATCATTCGCATTGGTACCCATTGGGGCGCACAAATGGAAACCTTTTATGGATTGTCAGGACTTGGTGATTTACTAGCAACCTGTAACAGCCCCCTCAGCCGCAATTATCAAGTTGGCTATCAATTGGCACAAGGCAAGACCCTGGCTGAGATTCTCCCCAATTTAGAAGGGACTGCCGAAGGGGTGAACACGACTCAGGTGTTAATTCAACGGGCTAAAACTTTAGAGATTTCCGTTCCGATTTCTTATCAGGTGCATCAGTTGCTCGAAGGTCAAATTACCCCAAAAGATGCGGTTGAAGCCTTGATGCTGCGGGATATCAAGCCCGAGTAA
- the lipA gene encoding lipoyl synthase, with protein MSVKPDWLRVKAPQWERVGNVKEILRDLALNTVCEEASCPNIGECFHNGTATFLIMGPACTRACPYCDIDFEKKPQALDPTEPIRLAEAVRRMGLNHVVITSVNRDDLPDGGANQFRRCIEEVRAASPGTTIEVLIPDLCGNWQALEVILQAEPEVLNHNTETVPRLYRRVRPQGNYERSLELLRRSRQLAPGLYTKSGIMLGLGETDEEIQQVLQDLRAVECDILTLGQYMQPTPKHLPVVNWVTPEQFTAWQQLGESWGFLQIVASPLTRSSYHAEQVRALMERYPRVNSRNPQTV; from the coding sequence GTGAGTGTAAAACCAGATTGGCTGCGGGTCAAAGCCCCGCAATGGGAGCGCGTCGGCAACGTTAAAGAAATATTGCGGGATTTAGCCCTCAATACCGTCTGTGAAGAGGCATCCTGTCCCAATATCGGAGAGTGCTTCCACAACGGGACGGCGACTTTCTTGATTATGGGGCCAGCCTGTACCCGTGCCTGCCCCTACTGCGATATTGATTTTGAGAAAAAGCCCCAGGCCCTAGACCCCACGGAACCCATTCGGTTAGCGGAGGCCGTGCGGCGAATGGGGCTGAATCATGTGGTAATTACCTCAGTGAATCGGGATGATTTGCCCGATGGGGGAGCCAACCAATTCCGGCGCTGTATTGAGGAAGTTCGGGCCGCTTCCCCCGGCACTACCATCGAAGTGTTAATCCCAGACCTTTGTGGGAATTGGCAAGCCTTAGAGGTGATTTTGCAAGCCGAACCGGAAGTGCTCAATCATAATACCGAAACGGTGCCACGCCTCTATCGTCGGGTGCGTCCCCAAGGCAATTATGAGCGCAGTTTGGAGTTATTGCGGCGATCGCGCCAACTGGCACCGGGGTTGTACACCAAATCGGGAATCATGCTCGGACTGGGGGAAACCGATGAGGAAATTCAACAGGTGCTGCAAGATTTACGCGCTGTGGAGTGCGATATTTTAACCTTGGGGCAATATATGCAACCGACCCCGAAACATCTGCCGGTGGTGAATTGGGTGACGCCGGAGCAATTTACCGCATGGCAGCAGCTTGGGGAGTCCTGGGGATTTTTACAAATTGTGGCCTCTCCCTTGACTCGCAGTTCCTATCATGCCGAGCAGGTAAGGGCTTTGATGGAACGGTATCCTCGGGTGAATAGTCGCAACCCCCAAACTGTGTAG